The sequence CATAGTTTTTCGATCTAGGTGCGCCTCTATTGTTATCAGAAGATTCCTCCAAACCCAGAAGACCGTATCCGCTTGGGCGTGTTCAAGAGGCAAGATCAAGGTGAGCCTATGCATTCCTTCCGTTGCTATAAATTGATATCCAGCCGTCATAAAGAGACTGTCACTGTATGCGCGGCATTCGCCGAAGGTTGTGGTGTCACATTTACAAATTAGCGAGTCTCCTTGAAATCCAGAGGAAAATGCAAGAGTAACGCCAACTGCCATTGGTGGAGATGTGACCTCCGACCTGTTGCATCCACAAAAGGCTATGAGGGTAAGGAAGATGATCGCGTAATTTGTCATTTGAACGCTATCGAGAGTTTCTTGATTTGTGCCAACCGCCTAACGGACCGGCGCTAAGCTGACGGCGGCGAACTGATGGCGCCATGTAGTTCGGTGCGCGGATGTTCCAGAATCAAGTTTCGTTGCGGCCAACTGCCGCGCGGCGTAGACGCAGACTGTTTTATCCGCAGCTTCAGCGCCTGGTTAGAACGCACACATCGGGCTGGGCATTGGCAGCTCGGGAACTAATTGATAATTTCTCCTCTAGAATGGGGTTTGACATTCGCCAACTTGTCGCGCCATTTTTGGAGTTCCTCAGGTGTTTGTCTTACCCAATCTGTAACTTCGCCAACAATTTTCAATGGAGCTTTGGTGCGATATGATCGTGTCGGATTACCCGGGAATTTTTTGTCGGTAACGTTCGGGTCATTTTCAAAAATCCCAGTCGGTTCGACGATATAGACACGTTCGCGTCCTTCGCCTTTGGCCAAGGCCGCAGCAAGTCCCGCGCCATTTACCAAGGCTGTAAAATAAATGTGATTCATTATAACCTCTGGGTTGTAATTTGAATTGAACCCAGCTGTCAGCAGATCGCCAACCCGCAAATCCGCTTTCGTCCCGTGGTAGAAGGGGCCATTGTCTAAAACGTCAGACACGCCAAGTGTAGTAATTGTGTCTTTCATTCTTTAGTGCTGTGTTATGAGCATCTGGCTGCAATGTCCGCTAATTGTTCGAAAATCGATACAGCATGTTGTGCGTTCTAACTATGTTTAGATTGTGCGAAGCAGGTATGTGCCCTGATTTGATTACATAGACTGCTCCCCGCAGTATACTATAATAGTGGGGGATTGCCCGGAAGGATATTGCATGCCCCCTCGCTTTTTTCTGTGAGTTTTACTATCTTCCCATTGTTACAACCGCAAAACTACTGCATTCCGCTGTAAAATGCAACTTCACAAAGGGGGAGTCCAATGGAAAAAGGAAAATTGCTCGACCAGGTTCGGTCCCGTATGCGGCTTCGGCACTTCAGCATGCGAACTGAACAAGCATATCTTTATTGGATCAAACGATTTATCCTCTTTCATCATAAACGACATCCGCGCGAAATGGGGGAGAAAGAAGTTGAGGCGTTCCTCTCTAATCTCGCTGTTATCGGAAAGGTCTCTGCATCAACACAAAATCAGGCGTTCAATGCACTTCTTTTCCTCTATAGAACAATCTTCGGACGTGAGCTTGGCAATGTTGCAGACGTCGTGCGTGCTAACCGGCCTCGCCGGCTTCCTGTCGTCTTTACAAGAGAAGAAATGCAGGCTATCCTCGCACGGCTGCACGGGACAAATAAATTGATCGCTAGCCTGCTCTACGGGTCAGGCTTCCGTCTGCAGGAGTGCCTTAAGCTCAGGGTCAAGGATATCGACTTCGGAAGGGGACTTATCATTGTGAGGGAAGCGAAAAGAAATAAAGACCGCATCGTCCCTCTCCCCGAAAAAATCAAAGAAGAACTGAAGCTCCATTTAAGAATGGTAACGATCTTGCACGAGCGTGATTTGATGCACGGGGAAGGGGAGGTTATGTTGCCGGATGCGCTCGCGAGAAAATATCCGGGCGCGGGAAAAGAAATTGCCTGGCAATACGTTTTCCCCGCTTCGAAACTCTCGGTCGATCCCCGCACCAAGAAAAAAATGCGCCATCATCTCGATGAAAGCGCTGTGCAAAGAGCGGTGAAGGAAGCGATCACCCTCACCTGCCCCCGGAAGAATGGCAGTTGCCACTCATTCAGGCACTCGTTTGCAACGCATTTGCTCGAACAAGGGTATGATATCCGTACTGTGCAGGAACTGCTCGGACACCAGAATCTGCAGACAACGATGATCTATACTCACGTCCTCAATAAGGGGGGGCTCGCCGTTCTGAGTCCGCTGGATCGATAGGGCCCGAATTTTTTGTTGGCTGCCATGAAAGCCCAAAATCACGAGAAAATATCTAAAACTTTTCTAACTCGTCTTACCGGCTTAGTGTCATTGTGGCAATACAACGATTCCTGCTATTGGATGTTGAACCCTTCAATTTCAACGTCGGGTTTCTCGCCGCGCGTGTCGGCATCCTCAATCTCTATAGTGATCGTCCGTTTCTCGCCCGGCATCAACGAGAAATAGTTATCGCTGAAGATCGCCGGCAGAATGCGGTCGCGGCTTGCCGACCTGACAGCTTTTAATTTTATCATTAATGCCGGCTGTGCATTGGCGTTTCCGATCTCTGTAGTCAGACGCCATCCGCTGCCTTCTTTCACGGCTTTTGTATCTGCTCGCAGCTTTACTTTTGGCAATCCTCGAACGGCTTTCAAGTCATCTTCCTTTACTCCGCGCCAGTAGAGATTCTCCGAAATCACATTTGAGCCTCGTGAAAGCTTGAGCCTGATGAAATATGTGGAGCTGAGCCCTTCGGGATATTCGAGCTTATAGCAGCGGACAGTCTGATCCTCTGAACAATCAAGCCTTGTTGTCTTTTCTTGTTTCACTGAGCCGTCGAGATTGATCAATTGCATCGTCGCTGTGAGTCCGGCTCCATTCTCAAGGCTGTAATTCACAACCTCGATGCTGTCGGTCAGCGCATTCCATTGAATATGGAGCGGCTCATTCGCCTTCCTGCATCCAAAATATGCGGCAGTGGGCTCAAAATAGTAGTCGTAGGTATCCCAGACCATCGAAGGCCATGCCGAATGACTCATCCACAACAACACACCCATCCTGTTCCTGCTCTGCGCTTCGAACATTCCCCTGTATCCCTGGTAGTTCACCCACTGGGCCAGCATGAGCCAATCTTTCACGTTGTCAACAGGACCGAAGTGATCGGTAATTTCTTGGATGAAGGACAAACCATACTGCGCGCTTTCAAGGTTGAAATCATGAACGCCCCACATCCTTCCGATCGGCCACAATGTTGAGTCCGGAAGCATTTGCGTCAGGCTCTCGTATGAAACCATATTCGGCATGCCTATTTCGCTGTGCAGTTTCTCCGTCGCTCTTTTTTCAAAATAGAATTTCAACGGCATAGCACGGTACGGCCCGCCCCCGCTCACCGGGCCGAAAGAAGAGCTCGAAACATAATGAAGGCCGGGATGCAGCTGCGGCAACAACGCTCTGTTCGCTGAATCGATCGGCTGCGGCGGATTCCCTTCGTTCCGTCCGCAATATAATCCGATCGAAGGATGATTGCGGATGCGCTTTACAAAATCGACGACATTCCGCATGAACATCCCGTTATCGTTCGGGTCGGGACCGTCCAACGGATTGGCAAGCCAAAAATCCTGCCAGACCATGATGCCGTACTTGTCGCAGGCATCGTAAAAGGCATCGTCGCCAATTTGGCCAACCCAGTTCCGGATCATCGTGAAATTCATTTCTTTATGATACCGCACTGCTACGTCGTATTCTCTCGCCCGATAACGAAGCATCGACTCGGAAAATCCCCAATTTCCCCCTCGTCCGATAAAACGTCTTCCGTTGACCCAGATCTTCAAAACATCGCCGTCTTCGGAATAGGTCATTTGTCTGAGCCCTGTTTTGAACGATTGCGAATCCGATACACTTTTGTCCGCGGTCGTGAATTCCAGTTTCACATCGTAAAGACTCTGTTCGCCGTATCCGTTCGGCCACCAGAGTTTTGGATTTCTCAAGTGGAGGGAAGGACATACCGATGAATTGAAATGTACCGTTTTTGATTCCGATGGATTCAGTAGAATCACCTGTTCGAATTTTGCGTCGCCAACGCTTCCCTGTATTGTCCCTTCTTGTTCTTTGGCTGTATGATTGCGGAGAGTTACTTCGACGTTTACATCGGCCGATGATGTATCGGGAAGAGGCAGAGTGGTCGAAACGAACGGGTTTTCGATCGTCACTGCACCGGTTGTCGTGAGATAGACGTCACTCCAAATCCCGATCTCCCGTCCCCGGATGGTCGGGATCCAATCCCACCCGATAGAGGCGTGAAACGTTGGATTGTCGGCGCCGAGTTCGCCGCCGTTGGCATCGTGGCTGAGTTTCGTCTGCTCCTTTACAAATCCTGGCGTGTCGTTTTTCTTGACACGAACAGCTATGACATTTTTTTCTCCCGGGTGAATAATGTCAGTGACATCAAATTGTGCCCGCGTAAATGCTCCTTCGATCGATCCGAGTTTTCTCCCGTTCAGAT comes from Bacteroidota bacterium and encodes:
- the arr gene encoding NAD(+)--rifampin ADP-ribosyltransferase, with product MKDTITTLGVSDVLDNGPFYHGTKADLRVGDLLTAGFNSNYNPEVIMNHIYFTALVNGAGLAAALAKGEGRERVYIVEPTGIFENDPNVTDKKFPGNPTRSYRTKAPLKIVGEVTDWVRQTPEELQKWRDKLANVKPHSRGEIIN
- a CDS encoding integron integrase, encoding MEKGKLLDQVRSRMRLRHFSMRTEQAYLYWIKRFILFHHKRHPREMGEKEVEAFLSNLAVIGKVSASTQNQAFNALLFLYRTIFGRELGNVADVVRANRPRRLPVVFTREEMQAILARLHGTNKLIASLLYGSGFRLQECLKLRVKDIDFGRGLIIVREAKRNKDRIVPLPEKIKEELKLHLRMVTILHERDLMHGEGEVMLPDALARKYPGAGKEIAWQYVFPASKLSVDPRTKKKMRHHLDESAVQRAVKEAITLTCPRKNGSCHSFRHSFATHLLEQGYDIRTVQELLGHQNLQTTMIYTHVLNKGGLAVLSPLDR
- a CDS encoding discoidin domain-containing protein, with protein sequence MSASLFTIQAQEYTRGVGIYPGEVNADFSPSMKIDAMNYRNLALHRPAYQSSSYDFNCTAQLITDGIKETKLPGWVIVTTSSEGPLKRNERGWVIDRNPMTRKNVDGGNAWIQIELAGNSLIPDIDSIYLTGNLLVDSLPVRHWEISVTGSNDGKNWRQIGMVSGDSLPGDSLTGYWRRVSPPNLRSFSYSIKPTSTAHFSFYRLNMISPNVKSWSVGEIGMLRNRKHAEIGGPYSFTSAWMSRSVQDEWVYVDLGAECTFDRVVLSWIRRATVGTIQSSDDAASWNDIAAIPQHSENNETDDIKLVSSVKGRYVRVMMKQAESADGYILSEMEVFGTGGPVPVAHPSASAAKNGRVDLAGGGWRLQRESLVRGDGESLSKTGVDDHDWMIATVPGTVLVSYLNDGALPDPNFADNQLLISDSFFWSDFWYRDEFIPPSSTQGQKTFLNFNGINWKAEVYLNGRKLGSIEGAFTRAQFDVTDIIHPGEKNVIAVRVKKNDTPGFVKEQTKLSHDANGGELGADNPTFHASIGWDWIPTIRGREIGIWSDVYLTTTGAVTIENPFVSTTLPLPDTSSADVNVEVTLRNHTAKEQEGTIQGSVGDAKFEQVILLNPSESKTVHFNSSVCPSLHLRNPKLWWPNGYGEQSLYDVKLEFTTADKSVSDSQSFKTGLRQMTYSEDGDVLKIWVNGRRFIGRGGNWGFSESMLRYRAREYDVAVRYHKEMNFTMIRNWVGQIGDDAFYDACDKYGIMVWQDFWLANPLDGPDPNDNGMFMRNVVDFVKRIRNHPSIGLYCGRNEGNPPQPIDSANRALLPQLHPGLHYVSSSSFGPVSGGGPYRAMPLKFYFEKRATEKLHSEIGMPNMVSYESLTQMLPDSTLWPIGRMWGVHDFNLESAQYGLSFIQEITDHFGPVDNVKDWLMLAQWVNYQGYRGMFEAQSRNRMGVLLWMSHSAWPSMVWDTYDYYFEPTAAYFGCRKANEPLHIQWNALTDSIEVVNYSLENGAGLTATMQLINLDGSVKQEKTTRLDCSEDQTVRCYKLEYPEGLSSTYFIRLKLSRGSNVISENLYWRGVKEDDLKAVRGLPKVKLRADTKAVKEGSGWRLTTEIGNANAQPALMIKLKAVRSASRDRILPAIFSDNYFSLMPGEKRTITIEIEDADTRGEKPDVEIEGFNIQ